One Triplophysa rosa linkage group LG8, Trosa_1v2, whole genome shotgun sequence genomic window, CAAATAGTTCAATACCTGTAGTTTTGGCTATAATAAATAGCAAAACAACTGGTGTTTCAAAGCAGATTAGAGCCGAACATTCCCTCATATTTAATCTACAAAGAGTTTAAATATGTTTGATGTACACAGTTATATGCAGACCAATAAACAGCGTGACTTTAAACTAGCATAATGCAAGGGGTTGTAAGCATGAAATGATATCCTAGTTATAAGTCAATAGGTGGAGCTTGTCATTCATCAAGATTGTGTAAACAGATAGTTGTGGATATTTCGTCTGAGAGAATGTTGAGGTCTTATTGGTTAAACGGTATGTTTCGCTGTGCTTTTTGACTGGCTCATGAATGGCTTACAAAAGCATGTGGGATGTGATGTGCTTTGTTGAACTTCATAATATTTGCTGTCTGGTTTAGTTATTTTTACAGTTGACAACATAACTAATTGAATATAACGTATGTAAATTAATCCAGACAAAGCCATTACGTCAAGCAAATATTTGTATTGCAGCACAACATACCAATGTAGATGCTAACCATTATTCTCATACAATATACAACTGCAGTTCAAGTATTAGAATTCTATTAACAAAATGGGACCAGATATATTGTGGAGGAGTATTGTGAGGTGAATTGTCATCTTTGGTCCAGGAACATCACTACCCAGTGTGAGCATTAATGTATCAAtgcattacactttttttttaattattgtaaccTCTCTTGAAGATTTAACACCAAACCAGCAAGAAAAACCCAAAGCCAGAATGTTTATAGCAACACTAAAAGTTTATATGCAGGCATTTGTCTTAAGTTGACTGATTTTCTAGaaataaagatttgtttttcagAACCTTATCTTCATTATTCTTTTATCTGTTTATCCACGTTtagacatttttgtgtaattaaTCGGGCAATTTCTCAAAGGAGTGTACTGTATGCACGTGATGCACGCGAAAGTCCAGCAAGTCTTTTTAAAGAAGCAAATGGATCACAGCAATTTGCTGAAACAAATGGAATACTGAAACATGGTTGTGCACTATCCATTTCATGTCAGTCTCGGGTACGTTCTTTTTGTTCTGCTTGAGCAGATGAAAATGGTAACTTAATGAGTATGACATCCAGACAAAGAATGGTTACATATTCATTGGGATTGTTGGAAAGGATATTGTTGGGCAACACAACATGACaacattacatcatttttatttgcataatgATTTTTACaatatgtattgttttaaagcagctttacagaatcAAAACCCCAGTGTAAAAGACACATACACTACTAATAAACATAATCTATTATGACTAGTGACTAAATACAGCCGTGGGAAAAGTGAAGAGAAATTCCAAATTtcaatttaatcagcatttctagatgctttgtggccattccagttcagtgtctgttgaattttgacaaaatcaaacctcaggagtgacaaagtcatccaacagcaatgtgaacgaCCGACAGCATGacgagacacatgaaaactgtgataaaaattgaggttatcacatGAACAAATTATTTTTGGCATTTCCTAAAAacagtacaaatattactgttgtattgcttataagtgaatgtgaacttgttttctttgcagtatttaaggtctgaaaaacaagagcatctttaaaaaaaaattgggcCTGGtcctccagttttcattttctgcaaatagaaacaatattttcatttgaaacttgggagaaatattgttagtagttcaaagaataaaacaaaaataattttacctTACCTAAatgcatacctataaatagtatatcaggaagaactgaaaataattttgaatggtctcttaatttttttccatgGATGTAAAAGAGGAACATGCTATAAATACTTCTATACATTTGGAGCTGGAACGTGCCAACTTTTTTCTACTTGCGTTACCTGACTAAATAAGCAAACTTCTTGTGGTTTATGAGGaacatatattcatttaaaatgtagctcAGATTTCTGTAAGAAGAGTGCTGTGAATCTGTAGATGGTTTGGGTTAGAGAAAAAGTTTATTAACAGACTATTAGGCAAATAGTTTTTGAAACGAAAATGGATGCTTGGTAGATGCCTTATGAAGAAAGCTCAACTATTTGAGTATAGTTTAGAAATCTGCTTTCACACTATTATTAAGacctgttttgttttatattttgaagcTAATTAAGAAAACCTCTATGCACATGCATTACAAATGTACTTCTTAATAACATTATGATTACTGCACTAAGGCAAATTGTATTAATATAATTGTCTCCCATCAGGTACtacaagacaaaaatattattgCGATGCtagagaaaacacagaaaaaattaaagttatacatgtGACCCAGACTAAGATTTTAAAATCTGATTAtgagataatgagcatcaaagttAGATTTTATCTTATGTTATAAGaacttatgtttatattatccATTATATTTCCAcacaatgttctttacattatgttgggttatttttttaTGGAAAACAGTACatcacaaaacagtgttttgaCAGATGGGGTCACATACGGATAATGGATTAAAGTATATTGGGGGTTTGTAGCAGACAGGACGCTTTTTCTCGCAGCATTTTGCACTTTTCCATTTATACTCATCATCCTGATTCAGTAACAATGATGCACAAAGCCCTTTCAAAATCTCCTGTGGATGCCCCTCAGCCCAGTGAACGTAATCcacagatgatgatgatgttgatgatgGCGTTTGCCTCTGCCAGTACCAGTCTGTGGTCATCAGACTACGTCGTAGTCCAATCCAACCCTCCTCTGTTGTGTTAACCGTATTGGCTAACTCCATCTGAATATCTTCCGTTGTAGGACAGGCGAGGTGTTTTTGAAGACTCGTGCAGTGAGCCAGGGACTCAGTCCAACTAAGAGGCTCACTTTCCACTTCAAACTGTCCAGGAATCACCACACAGCCGAACTCATCTGAAcgcataaaaacataaataagttAACCATCACAATCATATGCTTTACaacaattttttaatttaaatctgCATTACAAGTAAAagcttacatttaaaaacaaggcCTTTTATTACCTGGTTGTGTATTTATAGGTATAGGTGGTCCTCCATAAACTGTCGTGTCAGTGTTTTCCAGTATATAAACGGCAATCTTTGAAGATGGATGCCAGATGAAGGTATATTGCTCTGTTAAAGGTATTATAGCTGAAGAGTATTTTGTGCCGGTAATCTCAGTCCACTTAGCATTTGTAATGGgactgttttgtttgtgtagaTTAGTTTTGCTGCTAGTTTCTGCTATCACTATAGCTTTCTTAGAGCCGCTGATGTCTGAATAGACCTGTAGCAGATAGCAGGCAGCAAACATGTTTTCTGGGATCACTTCAATGAAAAGACCTGAACTGATCAGTGTGAGGGACACGTTTCCCGATGCATTTACGTACTGAGATTTCGTCTGATCTGAAAGTGACAGAAGCCCTGATGGACTAGGCTGTAACTGAACATTACTGTGAGATAGAGAAGTGGACTTGTCATTTGATGTAATAAGCAAGCGGCTCTGGGTTATACCTGGAATGTACGGCACAACAAAGTTCTGACCATGAAATTCTGTAGGAAGAATCTGATTCACTATCATGTTGCATTTACA contains:
- the LOC130558210 gene encoding uncharacterized protein LOC130558210, with product MKSRSDPVMFVILLIASMFSQGLVTVSYGKDFITAFPENVGYFYPYTLIKSLRVTALHNDTTFTVHFNNTQKTSSVLESGETANVSIPKTAEVHQLGSSSNSIRITSEKDIVVQSFSQTNIGTLPEKSVQTSVVQPITNLGKQYLIPLLNHSDLIQTFSGSPAPLWSQRYGSFKLIIINAEDTKNMVTIFRNISASVQEQKFWISSYQLIQLQANASLFKVKSSHKVAVILTHPCLEMTACKCNMIVNQILPTEFHGQNFVVPYIPGITQSRLLITSNDKSTSLSHSNVQLQPSPSGLLSLSDQTKSQYVNASGNVSLTLISSGLFIEVIPENMFAACYLLQVYSDISGSKKAIVIAETSSKTNLHKQNSPITNAKWTEITGTKYSSAIIPLTEQYTFIWHPSSKIAVYILENTDTTVYGGPPIPINTQPDEFGCVVIPGQFEVESEPLSWTESLAHCTSLQKHLACPTTEDIQMELANTVNTTEEGWIGLRRSLMTTDWYWQRQTPSSTSSSSVDYVHWAEGHPQEILKGLCASLLLNQDDEYKWKSAKCCEKKRPVCYKPPIYFNPLSVCDPICQNTVL